A single Sphingomonas sp. OV641 DNA region contains:
- the cueR gene encoding Cu(I)-responsive transcriptional regulator, which produces MNIGAASDASGVSQRMIRHYEKIGLVPAPPRRGNYRDYADADVHRLRFIANARDLGFPIEEIRTLLGLWSDRDRSSAEVKTLAEARAAELGRKVRVLDAMRRSLTGLAQACHGDDRPDCPIIERLAE; this is translated from the coding sequence GTGAACATCGGAGCGGCGTCGGACGCCAGCGGCGTCTCCCAACGCATGATCCGCCACTATGAAAAGATTGGTTTGGTGCCCGCGCCGCCACGGCGCGGGAACTACCGGGACTACGCCGACGCTGACGTTCATCGGCTGCGATTTATCGCCAACGCGCGCGACCTGGGGTTCCCGATCGAGGAAATCCGCACGCTGCTGGGGCTGTGGTCGGATCGCGATCGGTCGAGCGCGGAAGTGAAGACGCTGGCGGAAGCCCGCGCTGCCGAACTGGGCCGCAAGGTCCGCGTCTTGGACGCCATGCGCCGCTCGCTTACCGGGCTCGCCCAAGCCTGTCATGGCGATGATCGGCCTGATTGTCCGATCATCGAACGCTTGGCTGAATAA
- a CDS encoding DUF6118 family protein — MLQQNVNTAGENVARIGQFLKAAPALAMTPEQMAQRIAAAGSAARREDQAALAKAGEDKARIMADLRAIAGSAWTRADQKNRQLWFALGGVAAGILAWAIVPGLVAREIAPASWQWPERMAARTLDLPRWEAGQRMIQSASPTAFRAIVGADRIVTANRAAIEGCGKAAARNA; from the coding sequence GTGCTCCAGCAGAACGTGAACACGGCAGGCGAGAACGTCGCGCGCATCGGCCAATTCCTGAAAGCGGCCCCGGCGCTGGCGATGACGCCGGAGCAGATGGCGCAGCGCATCGCCGCGGCGGGCAGCGCCGCCCGGCGCGAGGATCAGGCGGCGCTCGCCAAGGCGGGCGAGGACAAGGCCCGCATCATGGCCGATCTTCGCGCCATCGCCGGGTCCGCATGGACACGCGCCGACCAGAAGAATCGGCAGCTATGGTTTGCCCTGGGTGGGGTGGCGGCCGGCATCCTCGCATGGGCGATCGTGCCGGGCCTGGTCGCGCGCGAGATCGCACCGGCGAGCTGGCAATGGCCCGAGCGCATGGCGGCGCGGACGCTCGACTTGCCCCGCTGGGAAGCCGGGCAGCGTATGATCCAGAGCGCCAGTCCCACCGCGTTCCGCGCCATCGTCGGGGCCGACAGGATCGTGACGGCCAACCGCGCGGCGATCGAGGGGTGCGGCAAAGCCGCAGCGCGAAACGCGTGA
- a CDS encoding cytochrome P450 codes for MPKTPHTKGPDETLSLLADPYRFISRQCQRLGANAFESRFLLKKTNCLKGAKAAEIFYDTTRFEREGAMPVAIQKTLLGQGGVQGLDGETHRHRKQMFMGLMTPERVRALAQLFEAEWRRAVPGWTRKGEIVFYDELHEPLTRAVCAWAGVPLPDDEAGNRAGELRALFDAAGSASPRHLWSRLARRRVDAWAKRIIEGIRAGSIGSGSGTAAYAIAWHRDRHDDLLSPHVAAVELVNVLRPTVAIAVYITFVAHALQTCSGIRAALVQQPDYAELFVQEVRRFYPFFPAVVARASQDFEWEGMAFPEGRQVVLDLYGSNHDAATWADPQEFRPERFRAWDEDSFNFIPQGGGDHYLGHRCPGEWIVLAIMKVAAHLLVNAMRYDVPDQDLSIDFARLPALPKSGFVMRNVHIGG; via the coding sequence ATGCCTAAGACACCACACACGAAAGGCCCGGACGAAACCCTTTCTCTCCTCGCCGATCCCTATCGGTTCATCTCCAGGCAGTGCCAGCGCCTAGGCGCAAACGCTTTTGAATCCCGTTTCCTGCTGAAAAAGACCAACTGCCTTAAGGGGGCCAAGGCCGCCGAAATCTTCTACGATACGACCCGCTTCGAGCGCGAAGGTGCCATGCCGGTCGCTATTCAGAAGACACTGCTGGGCCAAGGCGGCGTTCAGGGTCTGGACGGCGAGACCCATCGGCACCGCAAGCAGATGTTCATGGGCCTGATGACACCAGAGCGCGTGCGGGCGCTGGCGCAATTGTTCGAGGCCGAGTGGCGCAGGGCGGTGCCGGGCTGGACGCGCAAAGGAGAGATCGTCTTCTATGACGAGTTGCATGAGCCGCTGACGCGAGCGGTATGCGCTTGGGCGGGAGTTCCTCTTCCGGACGATGAAGCCGGCAACCGCGCGGGCGAGCTGCGGGCGCTGTTCGACGCCGCCGGCTCGGCGAGCCCAAGGCATCTTTGGTCACGGCTGGCCCGTCGTCGCGTCGACGCATGGGCGAAGCGGATCATTGAAGGCATTCGGGCCGGGAGCATCGGCTCGGGCTCGGGGACCGCGGCTTACGCGATAGCCTGGCATCGCGACCGGCACGACGATCTTCTTTCGCCGCACGTCGCAGCGGTCGAACTGGTAAATGTCCTTCGCCCGACCGTCGCGATCGCAGTGTACATCACCTTCGTCGCCCACGCGCTGCAAACCTGTTCAGGGATCAGGGCGGCCTTGGTTCAGCAGCCGGACTATGCCGAGCTCTTCGTCCAAGAGGTCCGCCGATTCTATCCCTTCTTTCCCGCTGTGGTGGCGCGCGCGAGCCAAGATTTCGAGTGGGAGGGGATGGCCTTTCCGGAAGGGCGTCAAGTGGTGCTAGACCTTTATGGGAGCAATCACGACGCAGCGACCTGGGCCGACCCCCAGGAGTTTCGCCCTGAGCGTTTCAGGGCTTGGGACGAAGACTCCTTCAACTTCATTCCGCAGGGCGGCGGCGATCACTATCTCGGCCATCGCTGTCCCGGCGAATGGATCGTCCTCGCGATCATGAAGGTGGCGGCACACCTCCTCGTCAACGCGATGCGCTATGACGTACCGGACCAAGACCTGAGCATCGATTTCGCCAGGCTGCCAGCGCTTCCGAAAAGCGGCTTCGTGATGCGCAACGTCCACATAGGTGGCTAG
- a CDS encoding aspartyl protease family protein, with protein MSRRSLVARLVACGTGLVLGSPTLARQTSRSAASWNFGAAHLEWEPLEVGTGDTLLVSAQVRGVPARAVLDSGSGASIMSTALAAKLGLNNGERRMISGLSAKAPVLLVRDIDVQLARETRRLPFAVVGDLSSVSAAFGRPIDVLLGADMFTGSCIALDFANRRMAVVKSGTFLAGPDWRAVALGRGAKQELFIRASVEGLSPVPLMIDLGSSAALMLSSAYARDQGLLNGKLVSTAAIGGVDGVRINDAFTIQNINIEGLGVSNVPTLGMRAWLSTSTVGNVGLPLIAQFDVVFDVTAGFVWLRPLGPRRRLPMLKDRSGLGLAASPTALTVVHVAANSPAEKAGWAVGDRIVAVNGHSIDANYTRGELWQVRSRPAGTLVKLTMASGDVRELRLADYY; from the coding sequence ATGTCTCGACGCTCATTAGTGGCGCGGTTGGTGGCCTGTGGAACCGGCTTGGTGCTCGGTTCTCCAACGCTCGCGCGACAGACTTCCCGGTCTGCGGCCTCGTGGAACTTCGGCGCGGCTCACCTCGAATGGGAGCCGCTGGAAGTCGGCACGGGTGATACCCTCCTTGTTTCGGCACAAGTGCGCGGAGTGCCGGCGCGGGCGGTGCTCGACAGTGGCAGCGGCGCGTCGATCATGAGCACGGCGCTCGCGGCGAAGCTCGGCTTGAACAATGGTGAGCGGCGCATGATTAGCGGGCTGAGCGCCAAGGCCCCGGTGCTGCTGGTCCGCGACATCGACGTACAGCTCGCCCGCGAAACCCGTCGCTTACCCTTTGCCGTTGTTGGTGATCTGAGTTCAGTGTCGGCGGCCTTCGGACGACCGATCGACGTTCTCCTCGGTGCCGATATGTTCACGGGCAGCTGCATCGCGCTCGATTTCGCGAACAGGCGTATGGCGGTCGTCAAGTCAGGCACGTTTCTCGCCGGCCCCGACTGGCGCGCTGTCGCGCTCGGACGCGGTGCCAAGCAGGAGCTGTTCATCCGGGCCTCCGTCGAGGGCCTGTCTCCCGTGCCCTTGATGATCGATCTTGGCAGCTCGGCCGCGCTGATGCTCTCGTCGGCCTATGCCCGCGATCAAGGGCTGTTGAACGGGAAGCTCGTCTCGACCGCGGCGATCGGCGGCGTCGATGGTGTGCGTATCAACGATGCTTTCACGATCCAGAACATCAACATCGAAGGGCTTGGCGTCTCGAACGTCCCCACACTCGGGATGAGAGCTTGGCTCTCCACCAGCACGGTTGGCAATGTCGGCCTACCGCTGATCGCTCAATTCGACGTGGTGTTCGACGTGACCGCCGGATTCGTGTGGCTCCGGCCACTCGGTCCTCGTCGTCGCCTGCCGATGCTGAAGGACCGTAGCGGCCTTGGCCTCGCAGCCTCACCAACGGCGCTCACCGTTGTTCATGTGGCGGCGAACAGTCCCGCGGAAAAGGCTGGCTGGGCGGTCGGCGACCGGATCGTGGCGGTGAACGGCCATTCGATCGATGCGAACTATACGCGTGGGGAGCTCTGGCAAGTGCGCTCCCGGCCTGCTGGCACCCTCGTAAAGCTGACGATGGCCTCGGGTGATGTGCGCGAGCTCAGGCTGGCCGATTATTATTGA
- a CDS encoding flagellar biosynthetic protein FliQ produces MDQSILLDETGRMLAVAGLICVVLLVPMMIVGLIISIIQAATSISEQTLSFVPKLIALGVCLVIFGSAATELLTKFTAELFAVIASMGR; encoded by the coding sequence ATGGATCAGTCGATCCTGCTCGACGAGACGGGGAGGATGCTGGCCGTGGCCGGCCTGATCTGCGTGGTGCTGCTCGTGCCGATGATGATCGTCGGGCTGATAATCAGCATCATCCAGGCGGCGACGTCGATTAGCGAACAGACGCTGAGCTTCGTGCCTAAGCTGATCGCGCTAGGCGTATGTTTGGTGATTTTCGGGAGCGCAGCGACCGAGCTCCTGACCAAGTTCACGGCCGAGCTGTTCGCTGTGATCGCGAGCATGGGCCGTTGA
- a CDS encoding GDCCVxC domain-containing (seleno)protein has protein sequence MQLTSTLTCPKCGGVATERMPTNACQFFYDCRHCAVVLRPLAGDCCVFCSFGDVPCPPIQEAKANGTVAGCCG, from the coding sequence ATGCAGCTCACCTCAACCCTGACCTGTCCCAAATGCGGCGGGGTGGCCACCGAAAGGATGCCCACCAACGCCTGCCAATTCTTCTATGATTGCCGGCATTGCGCGGTGGTGCTGCGGCCCCTGGCTGGCGACTGCTGCGTGTTCTGCTCATTTGGCGATGTCCCATGCCCTCCGATCCAGGAAGCGAAAGCAAACGGGACTGTGGCGGGCTGCTGCGGGTGA
- a CDS encoding heavy metal translocating P-type ATPase, producing MEHEHHHTEAGGCCSGSKDNDAAAAVIDAVCGMTVDPAKTTHHAEHAGHAYHFCSAGCRSKFVANPDAYLSDKPKPEPMATPGAMWTCPMHPQIRQEGPGTCPICGMALEPEEPSLDDTPNPELVDFTRRLWVAGALTIPLLVVSMFAEMLGLHVVSPAASPWVQLALTAPIVLWAGWPFFERGWTSLRTRHLNMFTLIAIGVGAAFLYSVVATLAPGIFPATFRTHGSMVPVYYEAAGVVVTLVLLGQVLELRARAATGRAIRALMDLAPKTARRLQPDGSEEEVGLADVATGDRLRVRPGEAIPVDGVVVEGRSSVDEAMLTGEPAPVLKEVEAIVTGGTVNGTGSLVMEARAVGSDTMLARIVRMVAEAQRSRAPIQAVADRVSGWFVPLVVLISIATFITWSLVGPEPRMGHALLNAIAVLVIACPCALGLATPMSIMVGTGRGAQAGVLVKNAEALQGLEKVDTLVIDKTGTLTEGKPKLIAVETVSAVGENDMLALAAAVEGQSEHPLAHAIVVAAKERGLQLGTVADFASQTGLGVSATVGGRSVVIGNAVQMSRIGADLKPVDAAADRHRGEGAGIILVAIDGALAGLLAVADPVRASARDAIAALRKEGLRVVMLTGDNRGTADAVARAVGGLDDVRADLLPEDKARIIGELKASGARVAMAGDGINDAPALAAADVGLAMGTGTDVAIESAGMTLTRGDLSAIVRARKLARATMRNIRQNLFFSFLFNGIGVPVAAGVLYPVAGILLSPMLAGAAMALSSFTVVLNALRLNAVKL from the coding sequence ATCGAGCACGAACATCATCACACCGAAGCGGGCGGCTGCTGCTCGGGCAGTAAGGACAACGATGCCGCAGCAGCAGTGATCGACGCGGTGTGCGGCATGACGGTCGATCCCGCAAAAACGACACACCATGCCGAGCACGCTGGTCATGCCTATCATTTCTGTAGCGCAGGGTGCCGGAGCAAGTTTGTCGCCAATCCTGACGCCTATCTGAGCGATAAGCCGAAACCGGAGCCGATGGCGACGCCGGGGGCGATGTGGACGTGCCCGATGCACCCGCAAATTCGCCAGGAAGGGCCGGGAACTTGCCCAATCTGCGGCATGGCGCTCGAACCCGAAGAACCGTCGCTCGACGATACTCCCAACCCTGAGCTGGTCGACTTCACGCGCCGACTGTGGGTGGCGGGCGCGCTCACGATCCCGCTGCTCGTCGTCTCGATGTTCGCGGAAATGTTAGGCCTGCATGTGGTTAGCCCTGCGGCCTCGCCTTGGGTCCAGCTCGCACTCACCGCGCCGATCGTGCTGTGGGCGGGCTGGCCGTTTTTCGAGCGGGGGTGGACATCGCTTCGTACCCGCCATCTCAATATGTTCACACTGATCGCGATCGGCGTAGGTGCCGCCTTCCTCTATAGCGTGGTCGCGACGCTCGCGCCGGGCATCTTCCCAGCGACCTTCCGCACGCATGGGAGCATGGTTCCCGTCTATTACGAGGCGGCCGGCGTCGTGGTGACACTGGTGCTGCTCGGGCAAGTGCTCGAACTGCGCGCTAGGGCGGCGACAGGGCGCGCGATCCGCGCTCTCATGGATCTCGCCCCCAAGACGGCGCGACGCTTGCAGCCTGACGGTTCTGAAGAAGAAGTCGGGCTTGCCGACGTGGCAACCGGTGACCGGCTGCGGGTCCGCCCCGGTGAAGCCATCCCGGTCGATGGCGTCGTGGTCGAGGGTCGTTCGTCGGTCGACGAAGCCATGCTCACCGGCGAACCCGCGCCGGTCCTCAAGGAAGTCGAGGCGATCGTTACCGGGGGCACCGTCAACGGGACGGGCAGCCTGGTGATGGAAGCCCGCGCGGTTGGTTCGGACACGATGCTCGCGCGTATCGTCCGCATGGTCGCGGAAGCGCAGCGAAGCCGCGCCCCGATACAGGCGGTCGCCGATCGGGTTTCAGGATGGTTCGTGCCGCTCGTCGTGCTGATCTCGATTGCGACCTTCATCACTTGGTCGCTGGTCGGCCCTGAGCCGCGCATGGGCCATGCCCTGCTTAACGCCATCGCAGTGCTGGTGATCGCCTGCCCGTGCGCGCTCGGGCTCGCCACGCCCATGTCGATCATGGTCGGCACGGGACGCGGCGCTCAGGCCGGCGTGCTGGTGAAGAACGCGGAAGCCTTACAGGGGCTGGAAAAGGTCGATACCCTTGTCATCGACAAGACGGGTACGCTCACGGAAGGCAAGCCCAAGCTGATCGCGGTCGAGACGGTCAGCGCGGTCGGAGAGAACGACATGCTCGCGCTTGCCGCGGCCGTCGAAGGCCAATCCGAACATCCGCTCGCGCACGCAATCGTCGTTGCCGCCAAAGAACGAGGATTGCAGCTCGGCACAGTCGCGGACTTTGCCTCGCAAACCGGGCTGGGTGTCAGCGCCACGGTGGGCGGCCGCTCGGTCGTGATTGGCAATGCGGTGCAAATGAGCCGGATCGGCGCTGATCTCAAGCCGGTCGACGCCGCGGCCGATCGTCACCGTGGCGAAGGCGCGGGCATCATCCTCGTCGCGATCGACGGGGCGCTCGCCGGTCTGCTCGCAGTCGCCGATCCGGTGCGCGCATCGGCGCGCGACGCTATTGCCGCGCTTCGCAAGGAGGGCCTGCGGGTCGTCATGCTCACCGGCGACAATCGTGGGACGGCCGATGCTGTCGCGCGCGCCGTGGGCGGTCTTGATGACGTGCGCGCCGATCTGCTGCCGGAAGACAAGGCGCGTATCATCGGCGAGCTGAAAGCGAGCGGCGCAAGGGTCGCAATGGCGGGCGATGGGATCAACGACGCCCCGGCGCTCGCCGCCGCGGATGTCGGCTTGGCGATGGGAACGGGAACAGACGTGGCGATCGAAAGCGCCGGCATGACGCTCACGCGCGGCGATCTCTCGGCGATCGTGCGCGCCCGCAAGCTCGCTCGCGCGACGATGCGAAATATCCGCCAAAACCTGTTCTTCTCGTTCTTGTTCAACGGAATCGGCGTGCCGGTTGCGGCCGGCGTGCTTTACCCGGTTGCCGGTATCCTGCTGTCGCCGATGCTGGCCGGTGCAGCGATGGCGCTCTCGTCCTTCACCGTGGTCCTGAACGCACTGCGGCTCAACGCGGTAAAGCTGTGA
- a CDS encoding helix-turn-helix domain-containing protein, which yields MRVEESITIGELSRRTGVNIETIRYFERVGVLATPPRTSGGRRVYGTGHVRALGFVRRARELGFSPAEVRAILSLGGSAQASCSEVREIAAHHLERVRAKMEDLAQLESLLAATIDRCEGDGAARCAVIDLLNQHSTA from the coding sequence ATGCGCGTTGAGGAAAGCATCACGATCGGCGAGCTGTCTCGCCGGACTGGCGTGAATATCGAGACGATCCGGTACTTCGAGCGCGTTGGTGTTCTCGCAACGCCACCCCGCACAAGCGGCGGGCGGCGGGTATATGGGACCGGTCACGTCCGCGCACTTGGGTTCGTCCGTCGCGCGCGCGAACTCGGCTTCTCCCCGGCCGAGGTGCGCGCGATCCTGTCTCTTGGCGGTTCTGCGCAGGCGTCATGCAGTGAGGTCCGCGAGATCGCGGCTCACCATCTAGAGCGTGTGCGCGCTAAGATGGAGGATCTGGCGCAACTAGAAAGCCTGCTGGCTGCGACCATCGACCGTTGCGAAGGCGACGGGGCGGCGAGGTGCGCCGTGATCGACTTGCTGAACCAACATTCGACTGCGTAG
- a CDS encoding mercuric transporter MerT family protein, with product MNQETIPREPLGAPTSRRRADTGLSALGALASLAAVLAAASCCVLPLALAALGLGAGLSSNFAALIPLRWPLTATSLIGLAAGWWAYAQRRRSCAGDRSCTMPLPSRATPILLAIGTVLTLIAFAWDLLEAPLMNALS from the coding sequence ATGAACCAAGAGACCATCCCGCGTGAACCCCTAGGCGCACCAACGTCACGACGTCGCGCCGACACGGGGCTATCCGCCCTCGGCGCGCTTGCGAGCTTAGCCGCTGTTCTAGCTGCGGCGTCATGCTGCGTCCTGCCCCTCGCACTCGCGGCGCTCGGCCTGGGGGCGGGCCTGTCCAGCAACTTCGCCGCGCTGATACCACTACGGTGGCCGCTAACGGCGACCTCCCTCATCGGCTTGGCTGCTGGGTGGTGGGCCTACGCGCAGCGGCGGAGGTCCTGTGCTGGGGACCGGTCCTGCACAATGCCGCTGCCCTCGCGCGCGACACCTATCCTGCTCGCGATTGGAACGGTTCTGACGCTTATCGCGTTCGCCTGGGACCTCCTAGAAGCGCCGCTGATGAACGCGCTTTCCTGA
- a CDS encoding helix-turn-helix domain-containing protein yields MMKPVMIGQLASETSTKVTTIRFYESIGLLRSAPRTASGRRTYDASDIERLHFIRNGRRLGFSVDEIRSLMGLAQNPDQDCGAASAIAAQHLKDVEERLAQLAVLRDELAMLSQSCTKARMADCRIMKAIGKGHPQADQ; encoded by the coding sequence ATGATGAAGCCGGTGATGATTGGGCAGCTCGCCAGCGAGACCTCGACGAAGGTGACGACGATCCGCTTTTATGAGTCGATCGGGTTGCTCCGATCCGCCCCTCGCACGGCGTCGGGTCGCAGAACCTACGATGCCAGTGACATTGAGCGTTTGCACTTCATCCGCAACGGTCGCCGGCTTGGCTTCTCCGTCGACGAGATCCGTTCGTTGATGGGGCTGGCGCAGAACCCGGACCAGGATTGTGGTGCCGCCTCAGCTATCGCTGCTCAGCACCTCAAGGATGTGGAGGAGAGACTGGCGCAACTCGCGGTGTTGCGGGATGAGTTGGCAATGCTCAGCCAGAGCTGCACCAAGGCGCGCATGGCCGATTGTCGGATCATGAAGGCGATCGGCAAAGGCCACCCTCAAGCCGATCAATAA
- a CDS encoding four-helix bundle copper-binding protein, with the protein MHQIDPGMKACMDACHECHVTCLHMAMNHCLEMGGQHAAPEHMKIMADCAQICAVAIDFMARKSAHHQHICRECAEICRACAASCEALGGMEDCVAACRKCADSCDRMAA; encoded by the coding sequence ATGCACCAGATCGACCCCGGCATGAAGGCGTGCATGGACGCCTGCCACGAATGCCATGTGACCTGTCTTCACATGGCGATGAACCATTGCCTCGAAATGGGCGGCCAGCACGCCGCGCCCGAGCATATGAAGATCATGGCCGACTGCGCGCAAATTTGCGCGGTTGCGATCGACTTCATGGCGCGCAAGTCCGCCCACCATCAGCATATCTGCCGCGAGTGTGCCGAGATCTGCCGGGCTTGCGCAGCGAGCTGCGAGGCCCTGGGCGGCATGGAGGATTGCGTGGCAGCGTGCCGGAAGTGCGCCGATTCCTGCGATCGGATGGCGGCATAG
- a CDS encoding DUF4396 domain-containing protein, with translation MPSPAPWLDAVLIGWFVLTALSVAYVAWDAFTRNPELRVMKWGWLLVTLYGGPIMAAAYVLSCQEPANERHEDFVRPLWKQAFGSAIHCMAGDATGVIAAAAITTALGLPMWQDVIAEYVFGFAFGLLIFQALFMRDMAGGSYWGALRMSFIPEWLSMNAVMAGMIPTMVVLMSRDMAAMHASSLRFWGVMSLATLVGFAVAYPINLWLVGVRLKHGMGTVRALGHGGHEVGADRQSATPMPDMGHDAMAGMSGMAAGARVTGPQIAAMTVLTLIMLGAGIIVATLFGRWAM, from the coding sequence ATGCCATCCCCGGCCCCCTGGCTCGACGCCGTGCTGATCGGGTGGTTCGTGCTGACCGCCCTTTCGGTCGCTTACGTCGCGTGGGATGCCTTCACCCGCAACCCCGAGCTGCGCGTGATGAAATGGGGGTGGCTGTTGGTCACGCTCTATGGTGGCCCGATCATGGCCGCGGCCTATGTCCTGTCCTGCCAGGAGCCGGCGAACGAGCGGCACGAGGATTTCGTTCGACCGCTCTGGAAGCAGGCGTTCGGCTCGGCCATCCATTGCATGGCGGGCGATGCAACCGGCGTCATCGCCGCAGCCGCGATCACCACGGCGCTCGGCCTGCCGATGTGGCAGGACGTGATCGCGGAATATGTGTTCGGCTTCGCGTTCGGACTGCTGATTTTCCAGGCGCTTTTCATGCGCGACATGGCGGGCGGTTCCTATTGGGGCGCGCTTCGCATGTCGTTCATCCCCGAATGGCTGTCGATGAATGCCGTCATGGCCGGCATGATCCCGACGATGGTGGTGTTGATGAGCCGCGACATGGCCGCGATGCACGCCAGCTCGCTCCGCTTTTGGGGCGTCATGTCGCTGGCGACACTCGTCGGGTTCGCAGTCGCCTATCCGATCAACCTTTGGCTGGTTGGCGTGCGCTTGAAGCACGGCATGGGCACGGTGCGCGCGCTGGGGCATGGCGGACACGAAGTCGGCGCGGACCGGCAATCGGCCACGCCGATGCCGGACATGGGACACGACGCAATGGCAGGGATGAGCGGCATGGCGGCCGGCGCGCGCGTGACCGGACCTCAGATCGCCGCGATGACAGTGTTGACGCTCATCATGCTTGGCGCGGGCATCATCGTTGCGACGCTGTTCGGTCGGTGGGCCATGTAA